One stretch of Methermicoccus shengliensis DSM 18856 DNA includes these proteins:
- a CDS encoding V-type ATP synthase subunit E, whose translation MGLTEIIEDIEQETQQRRAKILEEGKAQADAILKDAEREKEKLILSYEEEARRLAASERRERLSSARLDARRMIVEAREEVVQRAIHQLWDVLESLRDSPEYQEMLRRAIQQGVRELGGSATVYAAPHDLEKVKAIAAEFPSLVVSDEPLESRGGVVLVSPDGSVRFENTLESLVEEKMESIRLEVYNHIFGEER comes from the coding sequence ATGGGGCTTACCGAGATCATCGAGGACATCGAGCAAGAGACTCAGCAGAGAAGGGCAAAGATTCTCGAGGAGGGGAAGGCACAGGCAGACGCCATTCTGAAGGATGCCGAGCGCGAAAAGGAGAAGCTCATCCTGAGCTACGAGGAGGAGGCAAGGCGTCTTGCAGCCTCTGAGCGAAGGGAGAGGCTATCCAGCGCGAGGCTCGATGCCCGAAGAATGATTGTGGAGGCAAGGGAGGAGGTAGTCCAGAGGGCAATCCACCAGCTCTGGGATGTGCTGGAGAGTCTCAGGGACTCTCCAGAATACCAAGAGATGCTGAGAAGGGCGATACAGCAGGGAGTGCGGGAGCTTGGGGGCTCCGCAACCGTCTACGCTGCACCCCACGACCTCGAGAAGGTTAAAGCTATCGCTGCCGAGTTTCCCAGTCTCGTGGTCTCGGATGAGCCCCTCGAATCGAGGGGTGGTGTGGTGCTCGTGAGCCCTGATGGTAGTGTGAGGTTCGAGAACACCCTCGAGAGCCTTGTCGAGGAGAAGATGGAGAGCATTCGACTTGAGGTGTATAACCACATATTCGGTGAAGAGCGATGA